The Fibrobacter sp. UWB5 genomic sequence TGTTGATGCCGACCTGGGCGCGGACGCCGAACTGCATGCCCTTGGAGAAGCCTTCTTTACGGGCGCGGTAATCGGCGGCATTTTCTTCGATGTAGTGCGAAGACTCGTCGTCTTCTTCGTCGATATTCGTGGTGGCGACTTCCGGAGCTTCGTCCTCTTCTTCTTCGTCATCGCTATCGGTAGTGGTAGTAGCGGCGGCGGTTGTGTCGGCTGGGGCTTCTTCTGTGGAGGTGGGCCAGGGCTCTTCTTCGGTCGTGGAGCCGTTGTCGCTGTAAGAATAGCTCGTACTGTCTTCGTCTTCGCTCGGGGCGGCTTGATCGGCAGATACGTACCCGCATCCGTCGCCTGTGCAGTTGGGGTCGGGTATCTCGCCGGAGCCTTCGAAATCGCCTTGCGCGAATGCGTTAGCGACTGCCAGAGAACCTGCGAGAATTGCAATAGCGAAGCGGTTAGACAGCGAAAATGTTTTCATGCTTTTAATTATACAAAAATTTTTTTTGAGAATGCGTAAAACTTTTTATTTTTGGGAACGTATGCCGATTCTTTCTGCCCAGAACCTTCTTTTACGCATTGGGGCGAATGCACCCCTGCTCGATAACGTGAGCTTTGACATCGAGGCCGGCGACCGGATTTGTCTGGTCGGCCGCAATGGTTGCGGCAAGAGCACTTTGTTGAAAGTGCTCTCGGGCGAGGCCGAGGTGCAGTCGGGCGATATCGTCAAGAAGTCGGGCCTCAAGATTTCGCGCATGATTCAGGAAATTCCGGCTCATATCGAGGGCACGGTCCGCGACGTGGTGATGCAGGGGGTGCTTGCCGATGGCACCCATGATACCCACGCCGAGGCGATTCTGGGCAAAACAGGGATAGACGCCGAGGCCTTGTACGACAGCCTGAGCGGTGGTCAAAAACGCCGTGTGCTTTTTGCCCAGGCGCTGGCCCAAGACCCGGACCTGTTGTTGCTGGATGAACCGACCAACCATTTGGACATTCCGGCTATCCAATGGCTCGAAGGAATCGTGACCCGCCTGAATTGCGCCCTGCTTTTTGTAAGCCATGACCGCACCTTTGTGCGCCGGGTGGCTACCCGTATTTTTGACTTGGACCGCGGCCGCGTTCGTAGCTGGGATTTCCCCTACGACAAGTTCGTGCAGTTCAGGGACCAGGCCCTGGCCGAAGAAGACAAGGCGAATGCACTTTTCGACAAGCGCCTGGCCGAAGAAGAAGTCTGGATTCGCAAGGGAATCCAAGCGAGGCGGACCCGGAACGAGGGCCGCGTGCGCGCGCTCATTAAAATGCGTGAAGAACGTGCAGCGCGCCGCACCCGAACGGGCAACGTGAACATGCAGATTACCGAGGCGGACCGTTCGGGTCGCCTGGTGGCACGCCTCACTGACGTGAGCTATTCCTATGACGGTGCGCCCCTCATTAGCAGTTTTTCGACGGAGGTTTCCCGCGGAGACCGCATTGGAATCGTGGGCCCGAATGGCTCGGGCAAGACGACTCTCTTGCGCCTGATTTTGGGCGAACTCACTCCCGATACCGGCGATATCCGCCTGGGCACGAACCTGCAGGTCGCCTATTTTGACCAAATGCGTACCCGCCTCCGCGAAGACAAGTCGCTGGTAGAAAACATTGCCGACGGCCAGCAGTACGTGATGCTGAACGGCGTCAAACGTCATGTGTTAAGTTATCTGCAAGACTTCCTTTTCTCGGCGGATCGCGCCCGTGGCCCGATCAGTGCCCTGAGTGGCGGAGAACGTAACCGCCTGCTGCTCGCGTGCCTATTCAGTCACCCGAGTAATGTGCTCGTGCTTGACGAACCCACCAACGACTTGGATATGGAAACCTTGGACCTGCTCGCAGAACTCCTGGCCGACTACAAGGGAACCGTGCTTACCGTAAGCCACGACCGCGCCTTCCTGGATTCCGTTGCGACAAGCATCTTGGCAATCGAAGACGGCGGAAACGTTTTTGAATCGGTGGGCGGTTACAGCGACTACGAAGCCAAGAAAAAAGTCCGCGATAAGGAAGCCGCAAACGCAGCCCGCATCGCTGCCGAAAAAGAAGCTGAAAAGCAGGCGAGGGCCGCGCAGAATTCCGGT encodes the following:
- a CDS encoding ATP-binding cassette domain-containing protein codes for the protein MPILSAQNLLLRIGANAPLLDNVSFDIEAGDRICLVGRNGCGKSTLLKVLSGEAEVQSGDIVKKSGLKISRMIQEIPAHIEGTVRDVVMQGVLADGTHDTHAEAILGKTGIDAEALYDSLSGGQKRRVLFAQALAQDPDLLLLDEPTNHLDIPAIQWLEGIVTRLNCALLFVSHDRTFVRRVATRIFDLDRGRVRSWDFPYDKFVQFRDQALAEEDKANALFDKRLAEEEVWIRKGIQARRTRNEGRVRALIKMREERAARRTRTGNVNMQITEADRSGRLVARLTDVSYSYDGAPLISSFSTEVSRGDRIGIVGPNGSGKTTLLRLILGELTPDTGDIRLGTNLQVAYFDQMRTRLREDKSLVENIADGQQYVMLNGVKRHVLSYLQDFLFSADRARGPISALSGGERNRLLLACLFSHPSNVLVLDEPTNDLDMETLDLLAELLADYKGTVLTVSHDRAFLDSVATSILAIEDGGNVFESVGGYSDYEAKKKVRDKEAANAARIAAEKEAEKQARAAQNSGAALPQSTGAAAAKKKKRSYNEEREYAALPEKIEKLEAEISERQTELSKPEVFTNAARIVELQKEIADREAELEKAYERYEELDSLG